In one window of Cellulophaga sp. HaHa_2_95 DNA:
- a CDS encoding endonuclease domain-containing protein, translating to MSKKRNKIIPYNPELKEYARQLRNNSTLSEVLLWQKIKGKALGVEFHRQVPINEFIVDFYCHEIQLAIEIDGSSHDSQYDYDYRRQNILKTKGVECIRFEDIAVKKELFSVLLALESKVDQLIRHES from the coding sequence ATGAGCAAAAAACGCAACAAAATAATACCCTACAACCCTGAGCTAAAAGAGTATGCTAGGCAGTTGCGTAATAATAGCACTTTGTCTGAGGTTTTACTTTGGCAAAAAATAAAAGGGAAAGCTTTGGGTGTTGAGTTTCATAGGCAAGTCCCTATTAACGAGTTTATAGTAGATTTTTATTGCCATGAAATACAATTAGCCATTGAAATAGATGGCAGTAGCCACGACAGCCAATACGATTACGATTATAGGCGGCAAAACATTTTAAAAACCAAAGGAGTTGAATGTATACGTTTTGAAGATATCGCAGTAAAAAAAGAACTATTCAGTGTTTTACTGGCTTTAGAAAGTAAAGTAGACCAGCTAATAAGACACGAATCATAA